The Streptomyces sp. TLI_105 DNA segment CGCACCCGCCGACGGCGCCAAGGCGGACCCCGAGAAGCCCCTGGAGATCACCGCCAACGGCGGCGACGGCCGGATCACCGACGTCACGGCCACCGACGCCTCAGGGCACCACCTCGCCGGCGAACTCACCGCGGACGGACAGCGCTGGCGCTCCACGGCGGCCCTGGCGGCCGGCGCCCGCTACACGGTGCGGGTGGCCACCGAGGACGAGGACGGCGCTCCAGGCGCCCGTACGTTCACTTTCGAGACGGCCCCGGCCAAACGGGACCTGACCGTGACCTTCGGGCCGGAGGCGGGCACGTACGGCGTGGGGCAGCCCATCACGGCGGAGCTCAGCCTTCCGGTCAAGGACCGGTCGGCCCGCGCGGTCGTCGAGCGGGCCCTCAAGGTCCGCTCCACGCCCGCCGTCGAGGGCGCCTGGTACTGGGTGGACGACAAGAAACTGCACTTCCGGCCGAAGGAGTACTGGCCGGCCGGGGCGCACGTCACGGCCACCGGGAACCTGGACGGCATCAAGGTCGGCGACAAGCTCTACGGCGGCGCCTCCAAGCCGCTGAAGCTCACCATCGGAGACCGGATCGAGGCGGTCGCGGACGCCGGCGCGCACCAGATGACCGTGAAGCGCAACGGAGAAGTGATCAACACCATGCCGGTGACCACCGGCAAGCCCGGATTCTCCACCCGCAACGGCATCAAGGTCGTGCTCGGCAAGGAGTACTTCGTCCAGATGCGGAGCACCACCGTCGGTATCGCGGAGGGCAGCTCCGACTCGTACGACCTGCCCGTGTACTACGCCACCCGGGTCACCTGGAGCGGCGAGTACGTGCACGCCGCGCCCTGGTCCGTCGGCTCCCAGGGCGTCGAGAACGTCAGCCACGGCTGTGTCGGCATGTCGACGGAGAACGCGGCCTGGTTCTTCAAGACCGTCCGCCCCGGGGACATCGTCCGCGTCGTCAACAGCATCGGCGACACGATGGACACCTTCGGCAACGGCTTCGGCGACTGGAACATGGAGTGGGACAAGTGGCGCCAGGGAAGCGCCCTGGTGGAGGCCGCCGGAAACCCGGTGGCCTCCACGGAGAAGGCCCGGCTGAGGCCCTCGATCTGAACCGGGGCCCGACCGGCTCAGGCGTCGAGCGACAGGCGCGAGCGCAGCAGGGACGCCAGGGACGCCGCGAACTCGACCGGTTCCACCGGAAGGGTGACCGCGGCGTCCGCGCGGCTCCAGGTGGCCAGCCAGGCGTCCTGCGGACGGCCGATCAGCAGCAGCACCGGCGGGCAGCGGAAGACCTCGTCCTTGATCTGCCGGCAGACCCCCATGCCTCCGGCGGGCACCGCCTCGCCGTCGAGCACGCACACGTCGATCCCGCCCTCGTCCAGGTGCTTCAGCACCGCGGGAAGCGTCGCGCACTCCACGAACTCGACCGGGGGAACGTCGGTCGCGGGCCGGCGCCCGGCCGCGAGCCGCACCTGCGCGCGGGTGTTCGCGTCGTCGCTGTAGACCAGGACCGTGGCACTCGACTGCATCGTTCCTCCGTGGGGAAGTCCGTGGGAAGGTCGTCGATCGATGCGCCGGATGCTACTCCGGTCCACACCCCGTCAACACCCGTTCAACACCTGTTCGAACGGTGCTCAGGGGCCCCGGCGCTGGGCCGTTCGGGCTGGACACACCCCCCTGACACTCCGAACGGCACCCCCCGGAGTGAGGGCGGGATAAGCGACCGACATAATGTCGGTCGTGGCGACAGTAACGACAGTAGAAACAGGGCACGCGCACCCGTCGGTCAATCGACCGAACCTCACCAGCGTCGGAACCATCATCTGGTTGAGCTCCGAGCTGATGTTCTTCGCGGCCCTCTTCGCGATGTACTTCACCCTGCGATCGGTGACGGGTGCCGAGTTCTGGGCAGAAAAGTCCTCGGCCTTGAACTTCCCGTTCTCGGCGACCAACACCACGATCCTGGTGCTCTCCTCCCTCACCTGCCAGCTCGGCGTCTTCGCCGCGGAGCGGGGCGATGTGAAGAAGCTCCGGACGTGGTTCATCATCACGTTCGTGATGGGTGCGATCTTCATCGGCGGCCAGGTCTTCGAGTACACCGAGCTGGTCAAGAAGGACGGCCTCTCGCTGTCCTCGGACCCGTACGGCACGGTGTTCTACCTGACCACCGGCTTCCACGGCCTGCACGTGACGGGCGGTCTCATCGCCTTCCTGCTGGTCCTCGGCCGGACGTACGCCGCCAAGAGGTTCACTCACGAGCAGGCAACCGCCGCCATCGTCGTGTCCTACTACTGGCACTTCGTCGATGTCGTCTGGATCGGCCTCTTCGCCACGATCTACATGATCAAGTAATCGGCTCCGCCTCCACGGCGGACCGAGACATCCAGCAAGCATCGACGCAGAAGATCCTGACACCGGGGTAATCCGTGAAAAAGCTCTCCGCACGACGACGCCATCCGCTGGCGGCGGTCGTCGTCCTACTTCTCGCGCTGGCGGCCACTGGGGGGCTGTACGCCGCGTTCGCGCCCGCGGGCACGGCGAAGGCCGATGAAACCGCCCAGTCCCTCGCCATCGAGGAGGGGAAGAAGCTCTACTCCGTCGGCTGCGCCAGCTGCCACGGAACCGGCGGTCAGGGCACCTCTGACGGCCCGTCCCTGGTCGGCGTGGGTTCGGCGGCCGTGGACTTCCAGGTCGGTACGGGCCGCATGCCGGCCCAGCAGCCGGGCGCCCAGGTCCCGAGGAAGAAGGTCATCTACTCGCAGGCTGAGATCGATCAGCTCGCGGCGTACGTCGCCTCCCTCGGTGCCGGCCCGATCAAGCCGACCGAGGGCCAGTACAGCCCTGACGGTGCCGACATCGCCAAGGGTGGCGAGCTGTTCCGCACCAACTGTGCCCAGTGCCACAACTTCACCGGTGAGGGTGGCGCGCTGACCTACGGCAAGTACGCCCCGAGCCTCGAGGGCGTGGACCCGAAGCACCTCTACGAGGCCATGCAGACCGGCCCGCAGAACATGCCCTCCTTCCCCGACACGACCATGCCGGAGAAGGAGAAGAAGGACATCATCGCGTACGTCCAGGCCGTCAACAGCGACACGTCCGAGAGCCCGGGCGGTCTCAAGCTCGGTGGCCTCGGCCCCGTCAGCGAGGGCCTGTTCGCCTGGGTCTTCGGCCTGGGCGCGCTGATCGCAGTTGCCATCTGGGTCGCGGCCCACACCGCTAAGGCCAAGAAGTCATGAGTAGCCAAGAGATTCCAGAAGAGACCCTGCCGGCAGGGCAGGACACCGCGCACGGCGCGGTGACGGTCGCCGACGACCCGTTCGCCGACCCGGGCCTCCCGCCCCACAAGCCCCGCATCCAGGACATCGACGAGCGGGCCGCCCGCCGGTCCGAGCGTGCGGTCGCCTTCATGTTCACGCTGTCGATGCTGGCCACCGTCGGCTTCATCGCCTCGTACGTGATCTTCCCGGTCGACAAGATCGTGTACATCTGGCCCTTCGGCCACGTGTCCGCGCTCAACTTCGCCCTGGGTCTGACCCTCGGTGCCGCCCTCTTCTTCATCGGCGCGGGCGCGGTCCACTGGGCCCGCACCCTGATGTCCGACGTCGAGGTCGCCGACGAGCGTCACCCGATGCAGGCGTCGCCCGAGGTCAAGGCGAAGGTCATGGCGGACTTCGCGGCCGGTGCCGCGGAGTCGGGGATGGGCCGCCGCAAGCTCATCCGCAACACGATGTTCGGCGCGCTGTCGCTCGTACCGCTCTCCGGCATCGTCCTGCTGCGTGACATGGGCCCGCTGCCCGAGAAGAAGCTCCGGACCACCATGTGGACCAAGGGGCTCCAGCTCATCAACATGAACACGCACGAGCCGCTGCGTCCCGAGGACGTCGCGGTCGGCTCGCTGACCTTCGCGATGCCCGAGGGCCTCTCGGAGCACGACGAGCACTTCCAGGTCCAGATCGCCAAGGCCGCCCTGATGATCGTCCGGATCCAGCCGGAGGACATCAAGGACAAGCGCGAGCTCGAGTGGTCGCACGAGGGCATCGTCGCGTTCTCGAAGATCTGCACCCACGTCGGCTGCCCGATCTCCCTGTACGAGCAGCAGACGCACCACGTGCTCTGCCCGTGCCACCAGTCCACCTTCGACCTCTCCGACGGCGCCCGCGTCATCTTCGGCCCGGCCGGTCACCCCCTCCCGCAGCTGCGGATCGGCGTGAACGACAAGGGCTTCCTCGAGGCGCTCGGCGACTTCGACGAGCCCGTCGGCCCGGCATTCTGGGAGCGCGGATGAGCACCGTGACCAACACGCAGAAGAAGGCCCCCGCCGGTGAGCGGGTAGCCGACTGGGCCGACGGCCGCCTGGGGATCTACACGCTGGCCAAGGCCAACATGCGGAAGATCTTCCCGGACCACTGGTCCTTCATGCTGGGCGAGGTCTGCCTCTACAGCTTCCTCATCATCATCCTGACGGGCGTCTACCTGACGCTGTTCTTCCACCCGTCGATGAACGAGGTGGAGTACGTCGGACCGTACGTCCCGCTCCAGGGACAGCTGATGTCCGAGGCGTTCAACTCGACCATGCACATCTCCTTCGAGGTGCGCGGTGGTCTGCTGATCCGGCAGATCCACCACTGGGCGGCGCTGATCTTCCTCGCCGGCATGTTCGTGCACATGATGCGCGTGTTCTTCACCGGCGCGTTCCGCAAGCCGCGTGAGATCAACTGGCTGTTCGGCTTCCTGCTGTTCTTCCTGGGCATGTTCACCGGCTTCACCGGTTACTCGCTCCCGGACGACCTGCTCTCCGGCACCGGTGTCCGCTTCATGCAGGGCGCGATCCTGTCCGTGCCGGTCCTCGGCACGTACCTGTCGATGTTCCTGTTCGGCGGCGAGTTCCCCGGCGGCGACTTCGTCGCCCGGTTCTACTCGGCGCACGTGCTGCTGCTGCCCGGCATCATGCTGGGCCTCGTGGTCGCCCACCTCATCCTGGTGTTCGTCCACAAGCACACGCAGTTCGCCGGCCCCGGCCGGACGAACAACAACGTCGTCGGCATGCCGCTGCTGCCCGTGTACATGGCGAAGGCCGGAGGCTTCTTCTTCCTGGTCTTCGGCGTCATCGCGGTCGTCGCGGCGATCGCCTCGATCAACCCGATCTGGGCCATCGGCCCGTACCGCCCGGACCAGGTGTCCACCGGCGCCCAGCCCGACTGGTACATGGGCTTCGCCGAGGGTCTGATCCGTGTCATGCCGGGCTGGGAGATCAACCTGTGGGGCCACACGCTGGTGCTCGGCGTGATGATCCCGCTGGCGATCTTCCCGCTGGTCCTCGCGGCCATCGCGGTCTACCCGTTCATCGAGTCCTGGATCACCGGCGACAAGCGCGAGCACCACATCGCGCAGCGCCCGCGCAACGCTCCGACGCGCACCGCCTTCGGTGTCGCCTGGATCACCGCGTACATGATCATGCTCGTGGGTGGTGGAAACGACCTCTGGGCGACCCACTTCCACCTGTCGCTGAACTCGATCACCTGGTTCGTGCGGATCTTCTTCTTCGCCGGTCCGGTCATCGCGTTCGTCGCCACCAAGCGGATCTGCCTCGGCCTCCAGCGCCGCGACAAGGACAAGGTGCTGCACGGCCGCGAGTCGGGCATCATCAAGCGCCTGCCGCACGGTGAGTTCGTCGAGGTCCACGAGCCGCTCAGCCAGGGCGAGCTGCACCGCCTCACGGCGCACGAGCAGTACGAGGCCGCGGAGCTTCCGCCGGCCGTCGACGAGAACGGCGTGGAGCGCAAGATCGGCCGCATGGAGAAGCTCCGGGTCAAGCTCAACAAGGGCTACTACGGCGACGACAGCCAGATCGCCAAGCCCACGGTCGAGGAGTACAAGGAGATCCAGAGCGGCCACGGCCACCACTGATCACCTGAACACCTGACCTGAGGTCGCCACGGCAAGAGCCCCGTCCATTCGATGGACGGGGCTCTTTGCCGTCCCCGGAGGTCGATAGGGTGGGACCGTATCCGTCACGTGATCACCAGGAGCTGCCATGAGCGCTGCGACCCCCGCTGGAGGACCTACGTCGGCGGGCCGCTCCTGGCCCGTCCTGCTGAACGGTCTGCTCGACGGCAAGGACCTCTCCGCCGACGACACCGCCTGGGCGATGGACCTGATCATGAGCGGCGAGGCGACCGACGCGCAGATCGCCGGATTCATGGTGGCGCTGCGGGCCAAGGGCGAGACCGTCCAGGAGATCACCGGCCTCGTCCGCACCATGTACGCGCACGCCAACACGATCGAGGTGCCCGGCCCCGCCGTCGACATCGTCGGCACCGGCGGCGACGGCGCCAAGACCGTCAACATCTCCACGATGGCCTCGATCGTCGTCGCCGGCACGGGCGCGAAGGTCGTCAAGCACGGCAACCGCGCCGCCTCCTCCGCCTCCGGCTCCTCCGACGTCCTGGAGAAGCTCGGCATCAACCTCCACCTCACCCCGCAGCGGGTCGCCGAGGTCGCCGAGGAAGCCGGCATCACCATCTGCTTCGCCGTGAAGTTCCACCCCTCGCTGCGGCACGTCGCCGCGGCCCGCGGCCAGCTGGGCATCCGGACCACCTTCAACGTCCTGGGTCCGCTGACCAACCCGGCCAAGGTGAAGGCCCAGGCCGTCGGGGTCGCCGACCCGCGCATGGCGCCGATCGTCGCCGGCGTCCTCGCCGAGCGCGGCAACTCCGCCCTGGTCTTCCGCGGCGACGACGGCCTGGACGAGCTGACGACCACCGCCACCTCCCGGGTCTGGGTGGTCCGGGACGGCGGCGTCACCGAGGAGCGCTTCGACCCGCGGGACGTCGGCATCGAGCTCGTCCCCCTGGAGGCCCTGCGCGGCGCCGACGCCTCGTACAACGCCGACGTGGCGCGCCGGCTGCTCGCGGGGGAGACCGGTCCGGTACGGGACGCGGTGCTGCTCAACGCGGCGGCGGCGCTCACCGCCCTGGAGCCCGGCACGGGCACCCTGGCGGAGCAGCTGGGCGCGGGCATCGCGAAGGCGGCCGAGTCGCTCGACTCCGGCGCGGCCCTCCGGTCCCTGGAGCGATGGGTCGCCGCCAGCAACGCGTGACCCGTGTGCCGTACGGCCCCGGTCCACCATGCGGACCGGGGTCTTGCGCTTCGGCGATCATGTGGCAGGATGCTCTACAGGTCACGAGTGACAGCGTTTTGGCCCCGGCTTGCTGTCCGGCAACCCTCCTTCCGTGGCGGGGTGCCCCGGGTGATGACCAGGCCGTAGGCAGCGAGGTCTACGGCAAGCGCGGATCCCTCGAGCACCAGGGGTCCTGGTCAGTCGAGGAGCTTTTTCCGTGAGCAAGCGAATGCGATAGGGCGAGTCCGCCCCTTCTTCACCCTCGGAACAGGGTCCCTTCCGCGTACCCCCATGTCCTCCGAGGCATCACCCGTACCCCGCCGCACCCGGCCGCGTACGGGATTCACCGAAGCCATTCCGCACCGCCCGCCGGGAGACACCGCCATGTCCGCACGCCCGAACACCGCCGTCGAGACCGCTGCCGCCGCCGAGTCCGCCGACCCCTGCTGCGCCGCCCCGCTGCCGGTCCTCGGCCGGGACGTGACCGTCCCGCTCGTCACCGGCGGCGAGGTGACCTACGCGGCGCTCGACTACGCGGCCAGCGCGCCGGCCCTCCAGCGGGTCTGGGACGACGTCGCCGCGTACGCCCCCTACTACGGCAGCGTCCACCGCGGCGCCGGCTACCTCTCCCAGCTCTCCACCGACCTCTTCGAGAACAGCCGCGCCACCGTCGCCGAGTTCCTCGACTGCCGCCCCGACGACCAGGTCGTCTTCACCCGCTCCACCACGGACTCGCTCAACCTGCTCGCCCAGGTCCTCCCGGCCGGCTGCGAGGTCTTCGTCTTCGAGACCGAGCACCACGCCTCGCTGCTGCCGTGGAGGGACGCCCACGTCACCTACCTCGACGCGCCGCGCACCCCGGCCGAGGCCGTCGAGACCCTGGAGCGGGCGCTCGCCGACCGCGATCCGTACGGCCCCGCCCTCGTCTGCGTCACCGGCGCCTCCAACGTCACCGGCGAGCTGTGGCCGGTGCGGGAACTGGCCGCCGCCGCGCACGCGCACGGCGCCCGGATCGTGCTCGACGCCGCCCA contains these protein-coding regions:
- a CDS encoding Ig-like domain-containing protein — protein: MNDTPRIRTVLSCTLLAVTVTAGASACSGSDGHPLSEKAYDAADQLTVSAPADGAKADPEKPLEITANGGDGRITDVTATDASGHHLAGELTADGQRWRSTAALAAGARYTVRVATEDEDGAPGARTFTFETAPAKRDLTVTFGPEAGTYGVGQPITAELSLPVKDRSARAVVERALKVRSTPAVEGAWYWVDDKKLHFRPKEYWPAGAHVTATGNLDGIKVGDKLYGGASKPLKLTIGDRIEAVADAGAHQMTVKRNGEVINTMPVTTGKPGFSTRNGIKVVLGKEYFVQMRSTTVGIAEGSSDSYDLPVYYATRVTWSGEYVHAAPWSVGSQGVENVSHGCVGMSTENAAWFFKTVRPGDIVRVVNSIGDTMDTFGNGFGDWNMEWDKWRQGSALVEAAGNPVASTEKARLRPSI
- a CDS encoding heme-copper oxidase subunit III, with translation MSVVATVTTVETGHAHPSVNRPNLTSVGTIIWLSSELMFFAALFAMYFTLRSVTGAEFWAEKSSALNFPFSATNTTILVLSSLTCQLGVFAAERGDVKKLRTWFIITFVMGAIFIGGQVFEYTELVKKDGLSLSSDPYGTVFYLTTGFHGLHVTGGLIAFLLVLGRTYAAKRFTHEQATAAIVVSYYWHFVDVVWIGLFATIYMIK
- a CDS encoding c-type cytochrome; this encodes MKKLSARRRHPLAAVVVLLLALAATGGLYAAFAPAGTAKADETAQSLAIEEGKKLYSVGCASCHGTGGQGTSDGPSLVGVGSAAVDFQVGTGRMPAQQPGAQVPRKKVIYSQAEIDQLAAYVASLGAGPIKPTEGQYSPDGADIAKGGELFRTNCAQCHNFTGEGGALTYGKYAPSLEGVDPKHLYEAMQTGPQNMPSFPDTTMPEKEKKDIIAYVQAVNSDTSESPGGLKLGGLGPVSEGLFAWVFGLGALIAVAIWVAAHTAKAKKS
- a CDS encoding Rieske 2Fe-2S domain-containing protein; translation: MSSQEIPEETLPAGQDTAHGAVTVADDPFADPGLPPHKPRIQDIDERAARRSERAVAFMFTLSMLATVGFIASYVIFPVDKIVYIWPFGHVSALNFALGLTLGAALFFIGAGAVHWARTLMSDVEVADERHPMQASPEVKAKVMADFAAGAAESGMGRRKLIRNTMFGALSLVPLSGIVLLRDMGPLPEKKLRTTMWTKGLQLINMNTHEPLRPEDVAVGSLTFAMPEGLSEHDEHFQVQIAKAALMIVRIQPEDIKDKRELEWSHEGIVAFSKICTHVGCPISLYEQQTHHVLCPCHQSTFDLSDGARVIFGPAGHPLPQLRIGVNDKGFLEALGDFDEPVGPAFWERG
- a CDS encoding cytochrome bc complex cytochrome b subunit, encoding MSTVTNTQKKAPAGERVADWADGRLGIYTLAKANMRKIFPDHWSFMLGEVCLYSFLIIILTGVYLTLFFHPSMNEVEYVGPYVPLQGQLMSEAFNSTMHISFEVRGGLLIRQIHHWAALIFLAGMFVHMMRVFFTGAFRKPREINWLFGFLLFFLGMFTGFTGYSLPDDLLSGTGVRFMQGAILSVPVLGTYLSMFLFGGEFPGGDFVARFYSAHVLLLPGIMLGLVVAHLILVFVHKHTQFAGPGRTNNNVVGMPLLPVYMAKAGGFFFLVFGVIAVVAAIASINPIWAIGPYRPDQVSTGAQPDWYMGFAEGLIRVMPGWEINLWGHTLVLGVMIPLAIFPLVLAAIAVYPFIESWITGDKREHHIAQRPRNAPTRTAFGVAWITAYMIMLVGGGNDLWATHFHLSLNSITWFVRIFFFAGPVIAFVATKRICLGLQRRDKDKVLHGRESGIIKRLPHGEFVEVHEPLSQGELHRLTAHEQYEAAELPPAVDENGVERKIGRMEKLRVKLNKGYYGDDSQIAKPTVEEYKEIQSGHGHH
- the trpD gene encoding anthranilate phosphoribosyltransferase, whose product is MSAATPAGGPTSAGRSWPVLLNGLLDGKDLSADDTAWAMDLIMSGEATDAQIAGFMVALRAKGETVQEITGLVRTMYAHANTIEVPGPAVDIVGTGGDGAKTVNISTMASIVVAGTGAKVVKHGNRAASSASGSSDVLEKLGINLHLTPQRVAEVAEEAGITICFAVKFHPSLRHVAAARGQLGIRTTFNVLGPLTNPAKVKAQAVGVADPRMAPIVAGVLAERGNSALVFRGDDGLDELTTTATSRVWVVRDGGVTEERFDPRDVGIELVPLEALRGADASYNADVARRLLAGETGPVRDAVLLNAAAALTALEPGTGTLAEQLGAGIAKAAESLDSGAALRSLERWVAASNA